From Delphinus delphis chromosome X, mDelDel1.2, whole genome shotgun sequence, a single genomic window includes:
- the LOC132417934 gene encoding melanoma-associated antigen 10-like: MSELRQPEADLEAPVPAQGPMEAPLLGAAGEEAASPSSSASPGAPSFSAYAEPLSREALVALMADLVGFLLVKFRTGEPTSEAEMLSTVVREHRDHFPVVFRLVCECLYLVFGVDVEVVDPRERTYVLVPTLGLTWDAVLSDWQCTPEAGLPLLVLTMVTLFGDRVPEEEVWGMLDTLGFCGGRELLTEVWVQTGYLKYRQVPHSDPARYEFLWGPRAYAEASKWQVLQYLLRSNSMDPRFFPSVSAGSVSDEEEGA; encoded by the coding sequence ATGAGTGAGCTCCGCCAGCCTGAGGCCGACCTTGAGGCCCCAGTCCCGGCCCAGGGTCCTATGGAGGCGCCGCTgctgggggctgcaggggaggAGGCCGCATCCCCCTCGTCCTCCGCCTCCCCTGGCGCCCCCTCCTTCTCCGCCTATGCCGAGCCCTTGTCCCGCGAGGCACTTGTTGCGCTGATGGCTGACCTGGTGGGGTTCCTGCTCGTCAAGTTTCGTACCGGGGAGCCGACCTCCGAGGCGGAGATGCTGAGTACGGTCGTCCGGGAGCATCGGGACCACTTCCCCGTGGTCTTCCGCCTCGTTTGCGAGTGCCTGTATCTGGTGTTTGGCGTGGACGTGGAGGTGGTGGACCCCCGCGAGCGCACCTACGTCCTGGTCCCCACCCTGGGCCTCACCTGGGATGCAGTGCTGAGCGACTGGCAGTGCACGCCCGAGGCCGGTCTCCCTTTGCTGGTCCTGACCATGGTCACCCTGTTCGGTGACCGCGTCCCTGAGGAGGAGGTGTGGGGAATGCTAGACACCCTGGGGTTTTGTGGCGGGAGGGAGCTGCTCACCGAAGTGTGGGTGCAGACGGGCTACCTGAAGTACCGGCAGGTGCCCCACAGCGACCCTGCCCGCTACGAGTTCCTGTGGGGTCCCCGGGCCTACGCGGAGGCCAGCAAGTGGCAGGTCCTGCAGTATCTGCTCAGGAGCAATAGCATGGATCCCAGGTTCTTCCCATCCGTGTCTGCAGGGAGTGTGAGCGATGAGGAAGAGGGAGCCTGA